Proteins co-encoded in one Chloroflexota bacterium genomic window:
- a CDS encoding AAA family ATPase produces MMGTPQFPYQTGRPLIGRERELAFLQEHYAAALRGHASVILVEGEAGLGKTHLLRSFQSWVESQGAMVLYAACQEAEAGVPYGVVLRVLRMLLNTLGTAEITAICEFLRAQPWFPVLLRLVPELADYVEKPSLRMPSSGVFTPGQIHEGVVQSLQIIARNTPVVLIFDDLHWADTATLELRLAAYRRLRSWPVLLVGSYRPEEVDQAHPLRRLRVHLLRLGGLRRLKLQPLEIQTAQQLMKTMWPDLEISPETWGAQTVGVPAFLAALARLHTSGGIPEAVPRSLRESNELLLSRMEGDARRVLEAIAVLGIEADEDLLATVSQMDRGRVAEMARWLVEQEILLNNANRYVVVDKSLVRVAYEMLEEERRKALHARAGKCLEDRHQGFLEAMAAMLARHYEMSEQPEQALSYKMMAGAWARRLFALREARDLYWSALSLAVVVGDPRAQTTVHESLGEVNARLGDHRAALEHLHAALGSARSPSRRALIRVHIARSLSALGEYEQAMAALRQALRSIAETSDTRVEGVIGLHMAWVEEHLGNREEALEIAGRALTAAREAQEPLLEADIAFLLALLHWRERDLDQARALCQCSLRIREQLADIAGCALMWKILGLIERDRQDLAAARHCFTQSAEVFHRIGDLQSEAVVRSYLGDVYAADGALTESVEQFRIAFALYQGLQGAEGDLEAPLWTLSSFDGTLNPL; encoded by the coding sequence ATGATGGGGACTCCGCAGTTTCCATATCAGACCGGTCGGCCGCTCATAGGGCGGGAGAGAGAGCTTGCCTTCCTGCAGGAGCATTACGCCGCGGCGTTGAGAGGCCATGCCTCCGTGATCCTGGTGGAGGGGGAGGCGGGGCTTGGCAAAACGCACCTGCTGCGGTCGTTCCAGTCCTGGGTGGAAAGCCAGGGGGCAATGGTCCTGTATGCGGCCTGTCAAGAGGCCGAGGCCGGCGTCCCCTATGGGGTGGTCCTGCGCGTGCTTCGCATGCTCCTGAACACGCTGGGGACCGCGGAGATCACGGCCATCTGCGAGTTCCTGCGGGCACAGCCCTGGTTCCCCGTGCTGCTCCGGCTCGTTCCGGAGTTGGCGGATTACGTCGAGAAGCCGTCCTTGCGCATGCCGTCCAGCGGGGTCTTCACGCCTGGGCAGATCCATGAAGGTGTTGTGCAGAGCCTGCAGATCATCGCCCGGAATACTCCTGTGGTTCTGATCTTCGATGATCTGCATTGGGCCGACACGGCCACACTGGAGCTGCGCCTGGCGGCGTACAGGCGGTTGCGATCATGGCCTGTGCTGTTGGTGGGGAGTTATCGCCCGGAGGAGGTGGACCAGGCCCATCCCTTGCGCCGCCTTCGCGTCCACCTGCTGCGGCTGGGAGGGTTGCGTCGGCTCAAACTGCAGCCGCTGGAGATCCAGACCGCTCAGCAGCTGATGAAGACGATGTGGCCTGATCTGGAGATCTCCCCCGAGACGTGGGGAGCCCAGACGGTGGGAGTTCCCGCGTTTCTGGCCGCCCTGGCGCGGCTGCACACGAGCGGCGGCATCCCGGAGGCCGTCCCTCGAAGCCTGCGGGAGAGCAATGAGCTGCTCCTTTCCCGCATGGAGGGGGATGCGCGGCGCGTGTTGGAGGCGATCGCGGTCCTGGGGATCGAGGCGGATGAGGATCTGCTGGCCACCGTCTCCCAGATGGATCGGGGGCGGGTTGCGGAGATGGCCCGGTGGCTGGTGGAGCAGGAGATCCTCCTCAACAACGCGAATCGGTACGTGGTCGTGGATAAGTCCCTGGTTCGCGTCGCCTACGAGATGTTGGAGGAGGAGCGCCGAAAAGCCCTGCACGCGAGAGCGGGGAAGTGCCTGGAGGATCGGCATCAGGGCTTTCTGGAGGCGATGGCTGCTATGCTGGCCCGGCATTATGAGATGAGCGAGCAGCCCGAGCAGGCCCTGAGCTACAAGATGATGGCGGGGGCGTGGGCCCGGCGCCTCTTCGCCCTGCGGGAGGCTCGTGATCTCTACTGGAGCGCCCTCTCACTGGCGGTGGTTGTCGGGGACCCGCGGGCCCAGACGACGGTTCACGAGTCGTTGGGGGAGGTGAACGCCCGGTTGGGTGATCATCGGGCGGCCCTGGAACATCTTCACGCCGCCCTGGGGAGCGCCCGCTCTCCCTCCCGGCGGGCCTTGATCCGGGTGCACATCGCGCGCAGCCTGAGCGCCCTCGGCGAGTACGAGCAAGCTATGGCCGCGCTGCGGCAGGCTCTGAGATCGATCGCGGAAACCTCGGACACCCGCGTGGAGGGGGTGATCGGGCTTCACATGGCGTGGGTGGAGGAGCACCTGGGGAACCGCGAGGAGGCCCTGGAGATCGCCGGGCGGGCTTTGACGGCGGCTCGAGAGGCACAGGAGCCTTTGTTGGAGGCGGACATCGCCTTCCTGCTTGCCCTGCTACACTGGCGGGAGCGGGATCTGGATCAGGCGCGTGCCCTGTGCCAGTGCAGCCTGCGGATACGGGAACAGCTGGCGGACATCGCGGGCTGCGCCCTGATGTGGAAAATCCTCGGGCTGATCGAGCGGGACCGCCAGGACCTTGCGGCGGCTCGCCATTGCTTCACTCAGAGCGCTGAGGTGTTCCACCGCATCGGTGATCTTCAGTCCGAGGCCGTCGTTCGCTCCTACCTGGGCGATGTATACGCCGCAGATGGCGCCCTGACGGAATCCGTCGAACAGTTCCGGATCGCCTTCGCCCTCTATCAGGGGCTTCAAGGGGCCGAGGGAGATCTGGAAGCTCCCCTGTGGACGCTCTCCAGCTTTGACGGAACGTTGAACCCCCTTTAG
- a CDS encoding NUDIX hydrolase: MRRTRPLRREYPEHPLVGVGAVVVRDDRHVLLVRRSHPPRRGEWSLPGGLVELGEPLVDAVRREVLEECGIQVRVGPLLGVFEPVVRDEAGRVRFHYVVLDYLAYVIGGIVRPASDIEAAEWVAPGRLGEYALRSDTLAVVRRALAMAERRELGEFSPHE; the protein is encoded by the coding sequence ATGAGGAGGACCAGACCCTTGAGGCGTGAGTACCCGGAGCATCCGCTGGTGGGGGTGGGGGCCGTGGTCGTGCGGGACGACCGGCATGTGCTCCTGGTGCGTCGCAGCCATCCGCCCCGTCGGGGCGAATGGTCGCTGCCCGGTGGCCTGGTGGAACTCGGCGAGCCGCTGGTGGACGCCGTGCGCCGGGAGGTGCTCGAGGAGTGCGGCATTCAGGTCCGGGTGGGCCCCCTGCTGGGGGTTTTCGAGCCGGTCGTGCGCGATGAGGCCGGACGGGTGCGCTTTCACTACGTGGTGCTCGATTACCTGGCGTACGTTATAGGTGGCATCGTCCGCCCGGCCTCGGATATCGAGGCGGCGGAGTGGGTCGCCCCGGGGCGGTTGGGCGAGTATGCCCTGCGATCGGACACCCTGGCCGTGGTGCGCCGGGCGCTCGCCATGGCCGAAAGGCGAGAGCTTGGGGAGTTTTCCCCTCATGAGTAG
- a CDS encoding undecaprenyl-phosphate glucose phosphotransferase — protein sequence MRRQYSTNYLLFLLCSDVLLSLVALLLASQARYHIPWGVRLSPIHVRIPVPIYLVVAILWPILLSLVGLYDARRTWRVVGELQAIVTGVGLASLVLAGVLYLSYRDVPRRLFLYFATFDLLLLVAFHLILRVILRRTNGHRRVPRVLIVGAGKVGREVAARLRETSWHGCHLIGYVDDDPAKQGRELAGATVLGTVRDVPRLVQEQQVDEVIFALPLRAHRFIEQLVLELQSLPVQVRVVPDLMDLAFYRATIEDLNGIPLIGLRDPAISGFNRLVKRALDLAIASVVLVLCSPLMLAIAIAIRIDSPGPAIFKQQRVGENGRLFWIYKFRSMYVDAERRLHEVIQRDEEGRILYKRRDDPRVTRVGRFLRRTSLDELPQLFNVVKGEMSLVGPRPELPWLVHQYESWQHKRFAVPPGITGWWQVNGRSDRAMHLHTEDDLYYIQHYSPLLDLRILWKTIGVVLRGRGAY from the coding sequence ATGCGCAGACAATACAGCACCAATTACCTTCTCTTCCTTCTGTGCTCGGATGTTCTGCTCTCCCTGGTGGCTCTCCTCCTCGCCTCCCAGGCACGCTACCACATCCCCTGGGGGGTGCGATTGTCCCCCATTCACGTCCGCATTCCCGTGCCTATCTACCTGGTCGTCGCCATCCTGTGGCCCATCCTGTTGAGTCTGGTGGGCCTGTACGACGCCCGGCGCACCTGGCGCGTGGTAGGGGAGCTCCAGGCCATCGTCACAGGGGTGGGGTTGGCCTCTCTGGTGCTGGCCGGTGTCCTCTACCTCTCCTATCGGGATGTCCCCCGGCGGCTTTTCCTCTACTTCGCCACGTTCGATCTGCTCCTCCTGGTCGCGTTCCATCTGATCCTCCGGGTGATCCTCCGGCGGACCAATGGGCACCGACGGGTGCCTCGCGTCCTGATCGTGGGGGCGGGGAAGGTGGGGCGGGAGGTGGCCGCGCGCCTGAGGGAGACCAGCTGGCACGGGTGTCATCTGATCGGCTATGTGGACGACGACCCGGCCAAGCAGGGGCGGGAGCTCGCCGGCGCCACCGTCTTGGGCACGGTGCGAGATGTGCCCCGCCTGGTCCAGGAGCAACAGGTCGATGAGGTGATCTTTGCCCTCCCGCTGCGCGCCCACCGTTTCATCGAGCAACTGGTGCTGGAACTGCAATCGCTGCCGGTGCAGGTGCGGGTCGTGCCTGATCTGATGGACCTGGCCTTCTATCGGGCGACCATCGAGGACCTGAACGGCATTCCCCTCATCGGCCTGCGAGACCCGGCTATCAGCGGGTTTAATCGCCTGGTCAAGCGGGCATTGGATCTGGCCATCGCCAGCGTCGTGCTCGTGTTGTGTAGCCCGCTGATGCTGGCCATCGCCATCGCGATCCGGATCGACTCCCCCGGGCCGGCCATCTTCAAGCAGCAGCGTGTGGGAGAGAACGGCCGGCTGTTCTGGATCTACAAGTTCCGTTCCATGTACGTCGACGCCGAGCGGCGTCTGCATGAGGTGATCCAGCGCGATGAGGAGGGGAGGATCCTGTACAAGCGCCGCGATGATCCGCGGGTGACCCGGGTGGGCCGGTTCCTGCGTCGCACCAGCCTGGACGAACTGCCCCAGCTTTTCAACGTGGTGAAGGGAGAGATGAGCCTGGTGGGGCCACGCCCGGAATTGCCCTGGCTGGTTCACCAGTATGAGTCCTGGCAGCATAAGCGGTTTGCGGTGCCTCCTGGCATCACCGGATGGTGGCAGGTGAATGGTCGCAGCGATCGCGCTATGCATCTGCACACCGAAGACGATCTCTACTATATCCAACACTACTCCCCCTTGCTCGATCTGCGTATCCTCTGGAAGACCATCGGCGTCGTCCTGCGCGGCCGCGGCGCGTATTGA
- a CDS encoding sigma-70 family RNA polymerase sigma factor: MSRDESESRLVERAKVDPEAFGQLYERYVDRIYNYIYYRIGNHHDAEDLTARTFFRALDHIDRYVDRGLPFSAWLYRIAHNLVANWHRDRSRHRMISLDGLLRLSAPGSSPEHEVERNEAQEALLEAIRRLPPDRQQLLILKFGERLSNAEIGRIMGRTEGAIKSLYHRTLIALRDDLRSRGF; this comes from the coding sequence GTGTCACGAGACGAGAGCGAATCCCGGCTGGTGGAGCGCGCCAAGGTCGATCCAGAGGCCTTTGGACAGCTCTACGAGCGGTATGTGGATCGAATCTATAATTACATATACTACCGAATCGGCAATCACCACGACGCCGAGGATCTGACGGCGCGCACGTTCTTCCGGGCGCTGGATCACATCGATCGGTACGTGGATCGTGGTTTGCCCTTTTCGGCCTGGCTGTATCGCATCGCTCATAACCTGGTAGCCAACTGGCACCGTGATCGAAGTCGACATCGGATGATCTCGCTGGATGGATTGTTACGGCTCTCGGCGCCCGGTAGCAGCCCGGAACATGAGGTAGAGCGGAACGAGGCGCAGGAGGCTCTGCTGGAGGCGATTCGGCGCCTCCCTCCCGATCGACAGCAGCTCCTGATCTTGAAGTTCGGGGAACGGCTGTCCAATGCCGAGATCGGACGCATCATGGGGAGGACGGAGGGCGCGATCAAATCCCTGTATCATCGAACGCTGATTGCGCTGCGTGATGATTTACGGTCACGCGGCTTTTGA
- a CDS encoding ROK family protein: MLDLYGEGRRPVDTPIYILGLDIGGTKTAVILGDRGGRVYDRVSFPTRPERGFQATFEELCRHIAQVRARAESQGRSPRAVSVSVGGPLDIERGIIYSPPNLPGWDAVPLKPLLQDRTDLPVFVEHDGNAGALAEWYFGAARGARNVIFLTMGTGLGGGLILNGQLYRGTSDLAGEVGHIRIAETGPIAYGKEGSWEAFCSGTGIARLAALRFPNRWGDGRVTVRDLADLARSGDPDALAVLAEAGRYLGRGLAILLDILNPEIIVIGSLAVRLGEWVLGPAREEMQREALPGAVSACRVVPAALGERIGDIAALCAAIMRMGGPTGHEGDHPPEPS; this comes from the coding sequence ATGCTGGATCTGTACGGAGAGGGGAGGCGCCCGGTGGATACTCCCATCTATATCCTGGGACTCGACATCGGCGGAACGAAGACGGCCGTCATCCTGGGGGATCGCGGCGGCCGGGTTTACGATCGCGTTTCATTCCCCACCCGGCCGGAGCGGGGATTCCAGGCCACGTTCGAGGAGTTGTGCCGGCACATCGCGCAGGTGAGGGCCCGTGCGGAGTCTCAGGGGCGTTCACCGCGCGCGGTTTCCGTGTCCGTCGGGGGGCCGTTGGATATCGAGCGCGGCATCATCTATTCCCCGCCGAACCTGCCCGGGTGGGACGCCGTACCTCTGAAGCCGTTGCTCCAGGATCGCACCGATCTGCCCGTATTCGTGGAGCACGATGGCAACGCCGGCGCCTTAGCCGAGTGGTACTTTGGGGCGGCGCGGGGGGCTCGCAACGTGATCTTTCTGACCATGGGGACGGGACTGGGCGGCGGCCTGATCCTGAACGGCCAGCTATATCGGGGCACCTCCGATCTGGCCGGAGAGGTGGGGCATATCCGCATTGCGGAGACGGGGCCCATCGCGTACGGGAAGGAGGGCTCCTGGGAGGCGTTCTGCTCTGGGACCGGGATCGCGCGGCTGGCCGCCCTGCGGTTTCCGAATCGGTGGGGGGACGGCCGGGTGACCGTGCGTGATCTGGCCGATTTGGCCAGGTCTGGCGACCCGGACGCGCTGGCCGTGCTGGCGGAGGCCGGGCGATATCTGGGGCGTGGGCTGGCGATCCTGCTGGATATCCTGAACCCGGAGATCATCGTGATCGGGTCCCTCGCCGTGCGTCTGGGGGAATGGGTGTTGGGCCCCGCCCGGGAGGAGATGCAACGGGAGGCGTTGCCGGGCGCGGTGAGCGCCTGCCGCGTGGTCCCTGCCGCCCTTGGCGAGCGCATCGGGGACATCGCGGCGCTGTGTGCCGCCATCATGAGGATGGGAGGGCCCACAGGTCACGAGGGCGATCACCCGCCTGAGCCCTCTTGA
- a CDS encoding HAD family hydrolase: MPKERRAVQVVFFDFGDTLTTVERPWEELAAEGADRMAAWLRAQGFSLPTDFSEHWLAARRFAWQKAIQEQEEYTAEDTLAFLLQIHGYRDVPRELIQRAIDVFFEPERESRRLIPGARETLAALHRSGYRLGVISNATSDRLIQGEIDRFGLRPYLTLALTSAAAKWRKPRAEIFQMALDRLDVLGYEAVMVGDDLEADIAGAQGAQMWAVWADLVARTGTGPKTGSVVPDAVIRELPEVIPIIERWANEWSWPYASGDEEDQTLEA, translated from the coding sequence GTGCCAAAGGAACGCCGCGCCGTGCAGGTCGTGTTCTTCGACTTTGGAGACACGCTCACGACGGTAGAACGCCCATGGGAGGAGCTTGCCGCAGAGGGGGCGGACCGCATGGCCGCATGGCTGCGCGCCCAGGGTTTCTCCTTGCCCACGGATTTCTCCGAGCATTGGCTGGCAGCTCGGCGTTTTGCCTGGCAGAAAGCGATCCAGGAGCAGGAGGAATACACGGCCGAGGATACGTTGGCCTTTCTTCTGCAGATCCACGGGTATCGCGATGTGCCCCGAGAGCTGATCCAACGGGCGATCGACGTGTTCTTCGAGCCCGAGAGGGAGAGCCGGAGGCTGATCCCTGGGGCCCGGGAGACGTTGGCCGCCCTGCATCGCAGCGGATATCGATTGGGGGTCATTTCCAACGCCACGAGCGATCGGCTGATCCAGGGGGAGATCGACCGGTTTGGCCTGCGGCCCTATCTCACCCTGGCGCTCACGTCCGCCGCGGCGAAATGGCGTAAGCCCCGGGCGGAGATCTTTCAGATGGCGTTGGACCGCCTGGACGTCTTGGGCTATGAGGCGGTGATGGTGGGGGACGATCTGGAGGCGGACATCGCCGGGGCGCAGGGCGCCCAGATGTGGGCTGTGTGGGCCGATCTGGTTGCCAGGACGGGGACGGGGCCCAAAACCGGTTCGGTTGTCCCGGACGCTGTCATTCGAGAGCTGCCGGAGGTGATCCCCATCATCGAGCGGTGGGCGAATGAGTGGAGCTGGCCGTATGCCAGCGGCGATGAGGAGGACCAGACCCTTGAGGCGTGA
- a CDS encoding branched-chain amino acid ABC transporter substrate-binding protein, with product MDISLIVGKGMRRIVVWLLLLGWLVTGCSSAPKGEVTVYVAAPLSGFQANGGQTVVGGVRLAAEEINRSGGLLGYQIRVVALDDESDSDVAVQVAEQIRQAVQSGERVLGVVGHYNSGQTLAAMEIYKDLPIVVITPTASELSLTQRGYRNFFRVNANDAVQARVDAAFLVEKLNARRVAVIHNDTEYGIGLRDLITQELKRLGADVVLTLQVAEGQSQYAKEVARVQEAAPDAIFYAGYEIEAPYLRSALVRAGISVPMLASDGAFLSATIDESDGTAEGMYVSAFAPSPALAVDEDWIKAYQAVEYRNPDTYSINGYVAMTVLAEGARKAGKVDGPQIAAALREARIDTLIGPIRYEENGDLQDPKVFIFQVREDAFVQIQ from the coding sequence ATGGATATCTCTTTGATCGTGGGGAAGGGCATGCGCCGAATCGTTGTGTGGCTGTTGCTGTTGGGATGGCTGGTCACGGGGTGCTCCTCTGCTCCCAAGGGGGAGGTCACCGTTTACGTCGCCGCGCCGTTGTCCGGATTCCAGGCCAATGGAGGACAGACGGTGGTCGGCGGAGTGCGCCTGGCCGCCGAGGAGATCAATCGCTCCGGTGGGCTGCTCGGGTATCAGATCCGGGTGGTCGCCCTGGACGACGAATCGGATTCCGATGTCGCCGTGCAGGTGGCCGAGCAGATACGCCAGGCGGTCCAAAGCGGCGAGCGTGTGCTGGGGGTGGTCGGGCATTATAATAGCGGTCAGACGCTGGCGGCCATGGAGATCTATAAGGATCTCCCCATCGTCGTCATCACCCCTACCGCCTCGGAGCTTTCGCTAACCCAGCGTGGATATCGCAACTTCTTCCGGGTGAACGCGAACGACGCGGTGCAGGCCCGGGTGGACGCTGCCTTCCTCGTGGAGAAATTGAACGCGCGGCGGGTTGCCGTCATCCACAACGACACGGAGTACGGGATCGGCCTGCGCGATCTCATCACGCAGGAGCTGAAGCGCCTGGGGGCGGATGTGGTGCTCACCCTTCAGGTGGCCGAGGGGCAATCGCAATACGCGAAGGAGGTGGCCCGCGTCCAGGAGGCCGCCCCGGACGCGATCTTCTACGCGGGTTACGAGATCGAGGCGCCCTATCTGCGGTCGGCCCTGGTGCGGGCGGGGATCTCCGTGCCCATGCTGGCCAGCGATGGTGCCTTCCTGTCGGCCACGATCGACGAATCGGATGGGACGGCGGAGGGAATGTACGTGAGCGCCTTCGCTCCAAGTCCGGCGCTGGCCGTGGATGAGGATTGGATCAAGGCTTACCAGGCGGTGGAATATCGCAATCCGGATACGTATTCCATCAACGGATATGTGGCGATGACCGTTCTGGCGGAGGGCGCTCGCAAGGCGGGGAAGGTGGATGGGCCGCAGATCGCTGCTGCCCTCCGGGAGGCGCGCATCGACACCCTGATCGGCCCGATCCGTTATGAGGAGAATGGGGACCTGCAGGATCCCAAGGTGTTCATCTTCCAGGTGAGGGAGGATGCCTTCGTCCAGATTCAGTGA
- a CDS encoding DegV family protein: MVRIVTDSTSDIPRDVAEELGIQIVPLRVIFDQDVLLDGIDITSDEFFERLVSSPTLPTTSQPPPSDFQKVFEAAVQAGDEVVCIVISSDLSGTYTSAIMAKEAMPDAPITVIDSRTTSLALGLVAEEAARMALAGATREQITRRVERLLPLTSILFIVDTLKYLQMGGRIGGAQALVGTLLNIKPLLTVEGGRVEPVERVRTRRKALDRLVEIAVERSKQTEYAYHVGVLHSSAPQDAERVAKQVQERINCARIYVGQLGPVLGTHVGPKVVGVAMTPALPEEEG, from the coding sequence ATGGTTCGGATCGTTACGGATTCTACCAGTGACATACCCCGGGATGTCGCTGAAGAACTCGGCATCCAAATCGTGCCCCTGCGGGTGATCTTCGACCAGGATGTCTTGCTGGACGGCATCGACATCACCTCGGATGAGTTCTTCGAGCGGCTGGTGTCCAGCCCGACGCTGCCGACGACCTCACAGCCCCCTCCCAGCGATTTCCAGAAGGTCTTCGAGGCGGCCGTCCAGGCTGGCGATGAGGTCGTTTGCATCGTGATCTCATCTGATCTGAGCGGTACCTACACTTCCGCCATCATGGCCAAGGAAGCCATGCCTGATGCCCCTATCACGGTGATCGACTCGCGCACCACCTCCCTGGCCCTGGGCCTGGTCGCTGAGGAGGCGGCCCGCATGGCGTTGGCCGGGGCGACGCGCGAGCAGATCACGCGCCGGGTGGAGCGGTTGCTTCCGCTGACTTCCATCCTGTTCATCGTGGACACGCTGAAGTACCTGCAGATGGGCGGGCGGATCGGGGGCGCACAGGCCCTCGTGGGAACCCTGCTGAATATCAAGCCGCTGCTGACCGTGGAGGGCGGACGTGTGGAACCGGTGGAGCGTGTGCGTACCCGCCGGAAGGCGTTGGATCGCCTGGTCGAGATCGCCGTGGAGCGATCGAAGCAGACGGAGTACGCCTATCATGTGGGGGTGCTCCATAGCAGCGCCCCCCAGGACGCGGAGCGTGTGGCGAAGCAGGTTCAGGAGCGGATCAACTGCGCCCGCATCTACGTGGGCCAGTTGGGGCCGGTGTTGGGCACACACGTGGGCCCCAAGGTGGTGGGGGTCGCGATGACGCCCGCTCTTCCGGAGGAGGAGGGTTGA
- a CDS encoding O-methyltransferase, giving the protein MEPRIAKIIAELEERARRERERPQEVTSRMWALHPDSARFLHVLIQATRATRLLEVGTSFAYSTLWLADATRPNGGRVITCEITPERAAAARETLARAGLEDVVEIIVGDARETLKELPGPFDFVFLDADKRDYSLYLDLVLPKLLPGSIVVADNILSHADAVTAYLERVRQDPALESVLVPIGSGLEVTLKIG; this is encoded by the coding sequence ATGGAGCCAAGGATCGCGAAGATCATCGCCGAGCTGGAGGAGCGGGCTCGTCGGGAGCGGGAGCGGCCGCAAGAGGTTACATCACGCATGTGGGCTCTGCATCCGGACTCGGCTCGTTTCCTGCACGTGCTGATCCAGGCCACGCGGGCGACGCGTCTGTTGGAGGTGGGCACCTCGTTCGCATATTCCACGTTGTGGCTGGCGGATGCCACGCGGCCGAACGGCGGCCGCGTCATCACCTGCGAGATCACGCCCGAGCGGGCCGCGGCGGCGCGAGAGACGTTGGCCCGCGCCGGGCTGGAAGATGTCGTGGAGATCATCGTGGGGGACGCCCGGGAAACCCTGAAAGAGCTGCCGGGTCCCTTCGATTTCGTCTTCCTGGACGCGGATAAGCGGGACTACTCCCTGTACCTGGACCTGGTGCTGCCCAAGCTGTTGCCCGGCAGCATCGTCGTTGCCGACAACATCCTCTCCCATGCGGATGCCGTGACGGCTTACCTGGAGCGCGTGCGACAAGATCCCGCTCTGGAGAGCGTGCTGGTCCCCATCGGCAGCGGCCTGGAGGTCACGCTCAAGATCGGCTAA
- a CDS encoding leucyl aminopeptidase, with amino-acid sequence MEIRVQQGNIAQQAADLLVVNLFEGVTQPGGATGAVDKALEGAISEVIAAGDFKGERDSSVVLYTRGAIPAPRVLVVGLGPAEKFDLNEARRAAAVAAKRARDLGVKEIATIVHGGGIGGLALDEAAQAVAEGSVLALYRFRRHAPDPGEDEGPQRITLVEFDASKVPDVEAGAERGRIIAEATCLARDLVNEPANYLTPTIMAERADEMARSVGLRCTILDEDQMRDLGMGLLLGVAAGSDEPPRFIILEHNAERTDLPTIVLAGKGITFDSGGISLKRSEDMWRMKGDMGGAAAVIGAMQAVAQLDLPLRVIGLAPCTENLPSGHAIRPGDVLTGMTGRTVEIISTDAEGRLILADALAYADRYRPQAVVDLATLTGAIGVALGKQAAGLFANDDGLAERLLRAADLSGERLWRMPLYEEYKEVIKSEVAEVKNSGGRFGGVGASAKFLEHFTTGYPWAHLDIASMTMTDEASPLGPKGATGYGVRLLAQFLRGWAGS; translated from the coding sequence ATGGAGATTCGGGTGCAACAGGGGAACATCGCTCAGCAGGCGGCCGACCTGCTGGTCGTCAATTTGTTCGAGGGGGTCACACAGCCCGGCGGAGCCACCGGGGCGGTGGACAAGGCCCTCGAGGGCGCCATCAGCGAGGTGATCGCCGCCGGGGATTTCAAGGGCGAGCGAGATAGCAGCGTCGTGCTGTATACCCGCGGCGCGATCCCGGCACCGCGAGTGCTGGTGGTAGGCCTGGGCCCCGCCGAGAAATTCGACCTGAACGAGGCGCGCCGGGCGGCCGCGGTGGCGGCCAAACGAGCTCGCGACCTGGGGGTGAAGGAGATCGCCACCATCGTGCACGGCGGCGGGATCGGCGGGCTGGCGCTGGATGAGGCCGCTCAGGCGGTGGCGGAGGGCAGCGTCCTGGCTCTGTATCGCTTCCGCAGGCACGCGCCCGATCCGGGCGAGGACGAGGGTCCCCAGCGGATCACGCTGGTGGAGTTCGACGCAAGCAAGGTGCCCGATGTGGAGGCTGGGGCCGAGCGCGGCCGGATCATCGCCGAGGCGACGTGTCTCGCCCGCGACCTGGTGAACGAGCCCGCCAACTATCTGACGCCCACCATCATGGCCGAGCGGGCGGACGAGATGGCCCGCTCCGTCGGGCTGCGCTGCACGATCCTGGACGAGGACCAGATGCGCGACCTGGGGATGGGATTGCTGCTAGGGGTGGCCGCCGGTTCCGATGAGCCGCCTCGGTTCATCATCCTGGAGCACAACGCCGAGCGCACGGACCTCCCCACCATCGTGTTGGCAGGCAAAGGGATCACCTTCGACTCGGGCGGGATCAGCCTGAAGCGAAGCGAGGACATGTGGCGCATGAAGGGGGACATGGGAGGCGCCGCGGCCGTAATCGGCGCCATGCAGGCCGTCGCCCAGCTCGATCTTCCGCTGCGCGTGATCGGGCTGGCACCGTGCACGGAGAACCTGCCCAGCGGGCACGCCATCAGGCCGGGCGACGTGCTCACCGGGATGACGGGCAGGACGGTGGAGATCATCAGCACGGATGCGGAGGGACGGCTGATCCTGGCCGACGCGCTGGCCTACGCGGACCGATATAGGCCCCAGGCCGTGGTGGATCTCGCCACGCTGACGGGGGCCATCGGTGTGGCCTTGGGAAAACAGGCGGCCGGGTTATTCGCCAACGACGATGGCCTAGCCGAGCGTCTGTTGCGGGCGGCGGATCTCAGCGGCGAGCGCCTGTGGCGCATGCCGTTGTACGAGGAGTACAAAGAGGTCATCAAGAGCGAGGTGGCCGAGGTCAAGAACTCCGGCGGCCGGTTCGGGGGCGTGGGAGCCAGTGCGAAGTTCCTCGAGCACTTCACCACCGGCTATCCCTGGGCGCACCTGGACATCGCCTCGATGACGATGACCGATGAGGCATCCCCGCTGGGGCCCAAGGGGGCCACCGGCTATGGGGTCCGTCTCCTCGCGCAATTCCTGAGGGGTTGGGCGGGCTCCTGA